A genomic segment from Triticum dicoccoides isolate Atlit2015 ecotype Zavitan chromosome 1A, WEW_v2.0, whole genome shotgun sequence encodes:
- the LOC119355203 gene encoding transcription initiation factor IIB-2-like, producing MGKKRCTTHIPMVHVDLTLRLGPVQGLACLAIACRSEGSPRSINELASATAEGSAARRETAKLTARIRKHLGEEGVGLTGVGVVRASNYLCHFGKQLGMSGREVASAKEAARRLEEDDLGMRNTGESIAAGIVCMVLEHGDDNRPVVSDVAKVTGVSMHTIQVVCKKLRPHAEMLFE from the exons ATGGGAAAGAAGCGGTGCACGACGCACATCCCGATGGTGCATGTCGACCTCACGCTCAGACTTGGGCCTGTGCAGGGCCTAG CGTGCCTCGCCATTGCATGCCGTAGTGAGGGCTCACCGCGGTCGATCAATGAGCTAGCTTCGGCAACAGCTGAAGGCTCGGCGGCAAGAAGGGAAACCGCAAAGCTAACCGCGCGCATCAGGAAGCACCTCGGGGAGGAGGGCGTCGGGCTGACGGGCGTCGGTGTGGTGCGTGCATCGAACTATTTGTGCCACTTTGGTAAGCAACTTGGTATGAGTGGTCGGGAAGTCGCATCGGCTAAGGAGGCGGCGAGACGGCTGGAGGAGGACGACCTTGGCATGCGAAACACCGGCGAGTCCATAGCGGCGGGCATCGTGTGCATGGTCCTAGAGCATGGCGATGACAATAGGCCCGTCGTCAGTGATGTGGCAAAGGTCACCGGCGTGTCAATGCATACCATCCAGGTGGTGTGCAAGAAGTTGCGCCCGCATGCCGAGATGCTATTTGAATGA